The Medicago truncatula cultivar Jemalong A17 chromosome 4, MtrunA17r5.0-ANR, whole genome shotgun sequence genome includes a region encoding these proteins:
- the LOC11440107 gene encoding EH domain-containing protein 1 yields the protein MKAVSDWIHSSSNEHIETYQQWFILADSDGDGRISGNDAIKFFALSNLSRPQLKQVWAIADTKRQGFLGFEEFVTAMQLISVGQAGYDLNSDILKTQIDNEKIKLPVMEGIDVLVANKASSTINAQPDLFGTGQPRPFPPVASKSVKKLPLSAVTSIIDGLKKLYVERLKPLEVTYRFNDFVSPVLTDSDFDAKPMVMLLGQYSTGKTTFIKHLLRCEYPGAHIGPEPTTDRFVAVMSGTDERSIPGNTVAVDASMPFSGLTTFGSSFLSKFQCSQMPHPLLDEITFVDTPGVLSGEKQRTQRSYDFTGVISWFAAKCDLILLLFDPHKLDISDEFKRVIYSLRGHDDKIRVVLNKADQIDTQQLMRVYGALMWSLGKVLNTPEVVRVYIGSFNDKPINEGFVGPLGQELFKKEQNDLLSDLVDIPRKACDGRINEFVKRARSAKIHAYIVSHLKMEMPAMMGKAKVQQRLIDNLEDEFKKVQREFHLPAGDFPNIDHFREVLSSYSIDKFDKLKPKMIQAVDDMLGYEIPELLKKFRNPYD from the exons ATGAAAGCAGTTTCCGATTGGATCCATTCTTCTTCAAATGAGCACATTGAAACGTACCAGCAATGGTTCATCTTAGCCGATTCAG ATGGAGATGGCCGTATTAGTGGAAATGATGCTATCAAGTTCTTTGCTCTCTCCAACTTGTCTCGCCCTCAGCTCAAGCAg GTTTGGGCTATTGCGGATACCAAGAGACAAGGTTTTTTAGGTTTTGAAGAGTTTGTTACTGCAATGCAG CTCATTTCTGTGGGACAGGCAGGGTATGATCTCAACTCAGATATCCTGAAAACTCAGA TTGACAATGAAAAGATCAAACTTCCAGTCATGGAAGGAATTGATGTATTAGTAGCA AATAAAGCGAGTTCGACAATAAATGCCCAACCTGATTTATTTG gTACTGGTCAGCCTCGGCCTTTTCCACCAGTTGCTTCAAAATCTGTAAAGAAG TTACCTCTCAGTGCAGTGACATCAATAATAGATGGATTGAAGAAATTGTATGTGGAGCGGTTAAAACCATTGGAGGTCACTTATCGATTCAATGATTTTGTATCTCCGGTATTG ACCGACAGTGATTTTGATGCTAAACCAATGGTCATGCTTCTTGGTCAATATTCCACCGGGAAAACAACATTTATAAAACATTTGCTAAGATGTGAATATCCAG GGGCACACATTGGACCAGAGCCTACGACTGACAGATTTGTTGCTGTCATG TCTGGAACTGATGAGAGGAGCATTCCTGGAAATACTGTAGCTGTCGATGCTAGCATGCCTTTTAGTGGCCTGACAACTTTTGGTAGTTCGTTTTTGTCAAAGTTTCAATGCTCTCAAATGCCACATcca CTGCTAGATGAAATAACATTTGTGGACACCCCTGGTGTCCTCTCTGGAGAAAAACAAAGGACTCAACGAAGTTATGATTTCACTGGTGTTATATCGTGGTTTGCTGCGAAGTGTGATTTGATTCTTCTCCTATTTGATCCTCACAAACTCGACATCAGTGATGAATTTAAACGAGTGATCTACTCTCTACGCGGTCATGATGACAAAATACGCGTTGTGTTGAATAAGGCAGACCAAATCGATACTCAGCAA CTCATGAGAGTTTATGGAGCACTGATGTGGTCTTTGGGAAAAGTTCTGAATACCCCAGAAGTTGTACGTGTATATATTGG CTCATTCAATGATAAGCCTATAAATGAAGGCTTTGTTGGCCCATTAGGACAGGAACTTtttaaaaaggaacaaaatgATCTCCTTTCAGATTTGGTAGATATTCCAAGAAAGGCGTGTGACGGTCGG ATCAATGAATTTGTTAAACGTGCTAGATCTGCTAAAATTCATGCTTATATAGTTAGTCATCTTAAGATGGAGATGCCTGCAATGATGGGCAAAGCTAAGGTGCAACAAAGGCTTATAGATAATCTTgaagatgaatttaaaaag GTTCAAAGGGAGTTTCATCTGCCAGCTGGTGATTTTCCTAATATTGATCACTTTAGAGAGGTTTTGAGTAGTTATAGCATCGACAAGTTTGATAAATTGAAGCCTAAAATGATTCAAGCTGTAGATGACATGCTTGGTTATGAAATACCAGAGCTCTTAAAGAAATTTAGAAATCCTTATGATTAG